The Bacillota bacterium genome contains a region encoding:
- a CDS encoding 3-methyl-2-oxobutanoate dehydrogenase subunit VorB gives MKGLEAMGEAAIRAGCRYFFGYPITPQSELPEYLARRLPEVGGVFLQAESEVAAINMVYGAAGAGGRVMTSSSSPGVSLKQEGISYIAGAELPCVIVNMMRGGPGLGNIAPAQSDYFQATRGGGHGDYRLIVLAPSSVQELADLVFEAFDLAERYRNPVMVLGDGLLGQMMEPVVLPPEKPFERPHRPWATTGAKGRPPNLVNSIYLDPVVLEEHNLRLAEKYRTIEAKEQRAVVEDPEGDSRLFLVAYGTAARISRAAMRALRRQGIPVGLIRPVTLWPFPKTAFESVMDRALGFLAVELSLGQMVEDVRLAVEGRRPVEFYGRTAGMLPEPESIAKRLEAMHQQLGADVAAQGRR, from the coding sequence ATGAAGGGTCTCGAGGCGATGGGAGAAGCGGCAATTCGGGCGGGTTGCCGTTATTTTTTCGGCTACCCCATCACCCCCCAGTCTGAACTGCCCGAGTACCTGGCCAGGCGGCTGCCCGAGGTGGGCGGGGTCTTCCTTCAGGCCGAAAGCGAAGTGGCCGCCATCAACATGGTCTACGGCGCCGCCGGCGCGGGCGGCCGGGTCATGACCTCGTCCTCAAGCCCCGGCGTCAGTCTGAAGCAGGAGGGGATCTCCTACATCGCCGGCGCCGAGCTGCCCTGCGTCATCGTCAACATGATGCGGGGTGGCCCCGGGCTGGGCAACATCGCCCCGGCACAGTCGGACTACTTCCAGGCCACCAGGGGGGGCGGGCACGGCGACTACCGGCTCATCGTCCTGGCCCCGTCCTCGGTCCAGGAGCTGGCCGACCTCGTCTTCGAGGCCTTCGATTTGGCCGAACGCTACCGCAATCCGGTCATGGTGCTGGGTGACGGGCTTCTGGGCCAGATGATGGAACCCGTCGTGCTGCCACCTGAAAAGCCCTTCGAGCGCCCTCACCGGCCCTGGGCGACCACCGGCGCCAAAGGCCGGCCGCCAAACCTGGTCAACTCGATCTACCTCGATCCGGTCGTACTGGAGGAGCACAACCTTCGGCTGGCCGAGAAGTATCGCACCATCGAGGCCAAAGAGCAGCGTGCCGTCGTCGAGGACCCGGAGGGTGACAGCCGGCTCTTCCTGGTCGCCTACGGCACGGCCGCCCGCATCAGCCGCGCCGCCATGCGGGCCCTGCGGCGGCAGGGAATCCCGGTCGGGCTCATCCGCCCGGTCACGCTGTGGCCGTTCCCGAAGACCGCGTTCGAGTCGGTGATGGACCGGGCCTTGGGCTTCCTGGCCGTGGAACTCAGCCTGGGCCAGATGGTGGAGGACGTGCGGCTGGCAGTGGAGGGGCGCCGCCCCGTGGAATTCTACGGCAGAACCGCCGGTATGCTG
- a CDS encoding 4Fe-4S binding protein encodes MKTVAIVIDRDRCKGCELCIAFCPENVLALSSGDFNALGYRPATVVHPEACTGCTHCARMCPEAAITITVTQKAAPAGVAAT; translated from the coding sequence ATGAAAACGGTTGCTATAGTGATCGACCGGGACCGATGCAAGGGGTGCGAACTCTGCATCGCCTTCTGCCCGGAGAACGTGCTGGCCCTATCCTCCGGCGATTTCAACGCTCTAGGGTACCGTCCGGCCACGGTGGTCCACCCCGAGGCATGCACGGGATGCACGCACTGCGCCCGCATGTGCCCTGAGGCAGCCATCACCATCACCGTGACCCAGAAGGCTGCCCCGGCCGGCGTCGCAGCGACCTGA
- a CDS encoding ATP-binding cassette domain-containing protein, with product MVVLEELTKTFVQGGREVVALRDVSLEVHAGQIFGIIGLSGAGKSTLVRCINLLERPDRGRVWVDGLEMTALAPARLRSARRRIGMVFQHFNLLSSRTVFGNVAFPLEIAGTPRAQIRSRVMELLQLVGLADQADAHPAQLSGGQCQRVGIARALAPEPRVLLCDEPTSALDAETTAQILELLRDINRALGITILLITHELPVVQAICDRVAVLESGRVEEVGDTVSVLTHPRSAAARRLVGAAADRALGHVLGRWRQEGEALKGEGGHGRGGRLFRLAFLGPVAEEPVIASVVRSFDVMVNIVHGSIDRVGATPFGALIVSIDGPPSSVEEAVAYLRGRGVEVVEWP from the coding sequence ATGGTAGTGCTGGAGGAGCTTACCAAGACCTTCGTGCAGGGCGGCCGGGAGGTGGTGGCGCTTCGCGACGTGTCGCTCGAGGTCCACGCCGGGCAGATCTTCGGAATCATCGGCCTCTCCGGGGCCGGCAAGAGCACGCTCGTGCGGTGCATCAATTTGCTGGAGCGCCCCGACCGCGGCCGCGTATGGGTCGACGGGCTCGAGATGACCGCGTTGGCACCTGCGCGGCTGCGCTCGGCAAGGCGGCGCATCGGGATGGTGTTCCAGCACTTCAACTTGCTCAGTTCGCGCACCGTGTTCGGCAACGTTGCCTTTCCCCTGGAGATCGCCGGCACGCCGAGGGCTCAGATCCGGTCCCGGGTGATGGAACTTCTTCAATTGGTGGGCCTTGCCGACCAGGCCGACGCCCATCCCGCCCAGCTCAGCGGCGGCCAGTGCCAGCGGGTGGGGATTGCGAGGGCGCTGGCCCCCGAGCCGCGCGTCCTGCTGTGCGACGAACCGACCTCCGCGCTGGACGCCGAGACGACCGCTCAGATCCTGGAACTCCTGCGCGACATCAACCGGGCCCTTGGCATCACCATCCTGCTGATCACGCACGAACTTCCGGTGGTCCAGGCCATCTGCGACCGGGTGGCGGTCCTGGAGAGCGGGCGGGTGGAAGAGGTGGGAGACACGGTGTCGGTGCTGACGCACCCGAGGTCGGCGGCGGCACGGAGGCTGGTGGGGGCGGCGGCGGATCGGGCGCTGGGCCACGTTCTTGGCCGATGGCGCCAGGAGGGGGAGGCTCTCAAGGGCGAGGGCGGGCACGGGCGGGGCGGGAGGCTGTTCCGGCTGGCCTTCCTGGGGCCCGTTGCAGAAGAGCCTGTGATCGCCAGCGTGGTGCGTTCGTTCGACGTGATGGTCAACATCGTCCACGGCAGCATCGACCGGGTGGGAGCGACCCCGTTCGGCGCGCTCATCGTTTCCATTGACGGGCCACCCTCCTCGGTGGAGGAGGCGGTGGCGTACCTTCGCGGTCGGGGCGTCGAGGTGGTGGAGTGGCCATGA